The following coding sequences lie in one Paramisgurnus dabryanus chromosome 16, PD_genome_1.1, whole genome shotgun sequence genomic window:
- the LOC135749352 gene encoding UDP-N-acetylglucosamine--peptide N-acetylglucosaminyltransferase 110 kDa subunit isoform X7 — translation MASSVGNVADSTGLAELAHREYQSGDFEAAERHCMQLWRQEPDNTGVLLLLSSIHFQCRRLDRSAHFSTLAIKQNPMLAEAYSNLGNVYKERGQLQEAIEHYRHALHLKPDFIDGYINLAAALVAAGDMEGAVQAYVSALQYNPDLYCVRSDLGNLLKALGRLEEAKACYLKAIETQPNFAVAWSNLGCVFNAQGEIWLAIHHFEKAVTLDPNFLDAYINLGNVLKEARIFDRAVAGYLRALSLSPNHAVVHGNLACVYYEQGLIDLAIDTYRRAIELQPHFPDAYCNLANALKEKGNVSEAEECYNTALRLCPTHADSLNNLANIKREQGNIEEAVQLYRKALEVFPEFAAAHSNLASVLQQQGKLQEALMHYKEAIRISPTFADAYSNMGNTLKEMQDVQGALQCYTRAIQINPAFADAHSNLASIHKDSGNIPEAIASYRTALKLKPDFPDAYCNLAHCLQIVCDWTDYDERMKKLVTIVADQLEKNRLPSVHPHHSMLYPLSHGFRKAIAERHGNLCLDKINALHKPPYEYPKDLKASAGRIRVGYVSSDFGNHPTSHLMQSIPGMHNSEKFEVFCYALSPDDSTNFRVKVMAETHHFIDLSQIPCNGKAADRIHQDGVHILVNMNGYTKGARNELFALRPAPIQAMWLGYPGTSGAPFMDYIISDKETSPIEVAEQYSEKLAYMPNTFFIGDHANMFPHLKKKAVIDFKSNGHIFDNRIVLNGIDLKAFLESLPDVKVVKMECDGQEVPDSNGALSMPVIPMNTAAEAIINMINQGQIQVTINGFTVSNGLATTQIFTAEEVVVSGTVALQINNKAATGEEVPRTIVVTTRSQYGLPEDSIVYCNFNQLYKIDPPTLQMWANILKRVPNSVLWLLRFPAVGEPNIQQYAQNLGLPASRIIFSPVAPKEEHVRRGQLADVCLDTPLCNGHTTGMDVLWAGTPMVTMPGETLASRVAASQLTCLGCPELIAPSRQEYEEVAVKLGTDMEYLKKIRSRVWKQRICSPLFNTKQYTIELERLYLQMWEHHAAGGKPDHLVKVHSLETSEST, via the exons ATGGCGAGCTCGGTGGGGAACGTGGCTGATAGCACAG GGTTGGCCGAACTGGCGCATCGGGAATATCAGTCAGGAGACTTTGAGGCGGCCGAGCGTCACTGTATGCAGCTCTGGAGGCAGGAACCAGATAACACTGGTGTCCTGCTCCTTCTGTCTTCTATTCACTTCCAGTGTCGCAGGCTTGACAG GTCGGCCCATTTCAGCACTTTGGCCATCAAGCAGAATCCAATGCTGGCTGAGGCCTACTCCAACCTGGGCAATGTCTACAAGGAACGAGGTCAACTCCAGGAGGCGATCGAGCACTATCGTCACGCACTGCATCTCAAACCGGACTTCATCGATGGGTACATAAATCTGGCAGCTGCGCTGGTGGCGGCCGGGGACATGGAGGGAGCGGTGCAAGCATATGTATCTGCTCTTCAATATAATCCG GATCTGTATTGTGTACGGAGTGACTTGGGTAACCTCCTAAAAGCGCTTGGGCGCCTTGAAGAAGCAAAG GCTTGTTACCTGAAAGCAATTGAGACTCAACCGAACTTCGCCGTGGCTTGGAGTAACCTGGGCTGTGTGTTCAACGCTCAGGGAGAGATCTGGCTGGCCATACATCATTTTGAAAAG GCAGTGACCCTGGATCCAAACTTTCTGGATGCTTACATTAACTTGGGTAATGTTTTGAAAGAGGCTCGAATCTTTGACAG AGCTGTTGCCGGCTATCTCCGTGCGCTCAGTCTGAGCCCTAACCATGCTGTTGTGCATGGGAACTTGGCCTGCGTGTACTATGAGCAGGGTTTGATTGATTTGGCCATCGACACCTACCGTCGTGCCATTGAGCTGCAGCCGCACTTTCCTGATGCTTACTGCAATCTCGCCAATGCCCTGAAGGAGAAGGGCAAT GTTTCTGAAGCTGAAGAATGCTACAACACAGCTCTGCGTCTGTGTCCAACCCACGCCGATTCACTTAACAATCTGGCCAACATCAAGCGTGAGCAGGGCAACATTGAGGAGGCTGTGCAGCTTTACAGGAAAGCTCTGGAG GTGTTCCCAGAATTCGCTGCTGCCCATTCGAACCTTGCCAGTGTACTGCAACAGCAGGGGAAACTCCAGGAAGCTCTCATGCATTATAAGGAGGCCATCAG AATTAGCCCCACATTTGCCGATGCATATTCCAATATGGGCAACACTCTTAAAGAGATGCAGGATGTTCAAGGCGCCCTGCAGTGTTACACCCGTGCCATTCAGATCAATCCTGCATTTGCAGATGCTCACAGTAACTTGGCTTCCATTCACAAG GATTCTGGAAACATACCAGAAGCGATTGCATCTTACCGCACCGCCTTGAAGCTCAAACCTGACTTCCCCGATGCTTACTGTAACCTGGCTCACTGTCTACAG ATTGTGTGTGACTGGACTGACTATGACGAGCGTATGAAGAAGCTTGTGACCATTGTGGCCGATCAGCTGGAGAAGAACCGCCTGCCGTCTGTGCACCCGCATCACAGCATGCTGTACCCCCTCTCTCACGGTTTCCGCAAGGCGATTGCAGAGAGACACGGCAACCTCTGTCTGGATAAG ATCAATGCTCTACATAAACCTCCCTATGAGTATCCTAAAGACCTGAAGGCCAGCGCGGGTCGTATCCGGGTGGGCTACGTTAGTTCAGATTTTGGAAACCATCCCACTTCACACCTGATGCAGTCCATCCCTGGCATGCACAACTCTGAGAAGTTCGAG GTCTTCTGTTACGCTCTCAGCCCTGATGACAGCACGAACTTCAGAGTCAAAGTTATGGCGGAGACTCATCACTTCATTGACCTCTCACAG ATTCCCTGTAATGGAAAAGCAGCTGACAGGATACACCAAGATGGAGTCCACATTCTGGTCAACATGAATGGTTATACTAAGGGAGCACGCAATGAACTGTTTGCACTGCGCCCAGCACCAATACAG GCTATGTGGCTCGGCTACCCTGGGACCAGCGGAGCTCCGTTTATGGACTACATCATCAGCGATAAGGAGACGTCTCCTATTGAGGTCGCTGAGCAGTACTCTGAGAAACTGGCCTACATGCCTAACACTTTCTTCATTGGAGATCACGCTAACATGTTCCCTCATCTCAAG AAAAAGGCAGTTATTGACTTCAAGTCAAATGGACACATTTTTGACAATCGTATTGTGCTGAATGGCATTGATCTGAAAGCCTTCCTGGAAAGTCTGCCAGATGTCAAAGTTGTGAAG ATGGAGTGTGACGGCCAGGAGGTGCCTGATAGTAATGGTGCCCTCTCCATGCCTGTCATCCCTATGAACACAGCTGCTGAGGCCATCATTAACATGATCAACCAAGGCCAGATCCAAGTGACCATCAATGGGTTTACTGTCAGCAATGGCCTAGCCACAACTCAG ataTTTACAGCGGAGGAGGTTGTAGTATCTGGGACTGTAGCATTGCAG ATTAACAACAAGGCAGCAACCGGAGAGGAGGTTCCCAGAACAATCGTGGTGACTACCCGCTCACAGTACGGCCTTCCTGAAGATTCCATTGTCTATTGCAACTTTAACCAGCTCTATAAGATTGACCCTCCCACACTGCAGATGTGGGCCAAT ATCCTGAAGCGTGTGCCCAACAGTGTGCTGTGGCTCCTGCGTTTCCCAGCGGTTGGTGAGCCCAACATCCAGCAGTACGCTCAGAATCTTGGTCTGCCTGCCTCTCGTATCATCTTCTCTCCTGTGGCACCCAAAGAGGAGCATGTGAGGCGTGGACAGTTAGCAGATGTGTGTCTGGACACCCCACTCTGTAACGGACACACAACAGGCATGGATGTGCTGTGGGCCGGTACCCCAATGGTCACCATGCCAG GAGAGACACTGGCGTCTCGTGTAGCGGCCTCTCAGCTGACCTGTCTTGGCTGCCCTGAACTCATCGCTCCGAGTCGTCAGGAGTATGAAGAGGTTGCTGTCAAGCTCGGCACAGATATGGAATA CCTGAAGAAAATCCGCTCTCGTGTGTGGAAGCAACGGATCTGCAGTCCACTCTTCAACACCAAACAGTACACCATTGAACTGGAGAGGCTGTACCTGCAGATGTGGGAGCACCATGCAGCCGGAGGCAAACCTGACCATCTAGTCAAAGTGCATTCTCTGGAGACCAGTGAGAGCACCTAA
- the LOC135749352 gene encoding UDP-N-acetylglucosamine--peptide N-acetylglucosaminyltransferase 110 kDa subunit isoform X8, protein MASSVGNVADSTEPTKRILSFQGLAELAHREYQSGDFEAAERHCMQLWRQEPDNTGVLLLLSSIHFQCRRLDRSAHFSTLAIKQNPMLAEAYSNLGNVYKERGQLQEAIEHYRHALHLKPDFIDGYINLAAALVAAGDMEGAVQAYVSALQYNPDLYCVRSDLGNLLKALGRLEEAKACYLKAIETQPNFAVAWSNLGCVFNAQGEIWLAIHHFEKAVTLDPNFLDAYINLGNVLKEARIFDRAVAGYLRALSLSPNHAVVHGNLACVYYEQGLIDLAIDTYRRAIELQPHFPDAYCNLANALKEKGNVSEAEECYNTALRLCPTHADSLNNLANIKREQGNIEEAVQLYRKALEVFPEFAAAHSNLASVLQQQGKLQEALMHYKEAIRISPTFADAYSNMGNTLKEMQDVQGALQCYTRAIQINPAFADAHSNLASIHKDSGNIPEAIASYRTALKLKPDFPDAYCNLAHCLQIVCDWTDYDERMKKLVTIVADQLEKNRLPSVHPHHSMLYPLSHGFRKAIAERHGNLCLDKINALHKPPYEYPKDLKASAGRIRVGYVSSDFGNHPTSHLMQSIPGMHNSEKFEVFCYALSPDDSTNFRVKVMAETHHFIDLSQIPCNGKAADRIHQDGVHILVNMNGYTKGARNELFALRPAPIQAMWLGYPGTSGAPFMDYIISDKETSPIEVAEQYSEKLAYMPNTFFIGDHANMFPHLKKKAVIDFKSNGHIFDNRIVLNGIDLKAFLESLPDVKVVKMECDGQEVPDSNGALSMPVIPMNTAAEAIINMINQGQIQVTINGFTVSNGLATTQINNKAATGEEVPRTIVVTTRSQYGLPEDSIVYCNFNQLYKIDPPTLQMWANILKRVPNSVLWLLRFPAVGEPNIQQYAQNLGLPASRIIFSPVAPKEEHVRRGQLADVCLDTPLCNGHTTGMDVLWAGTPMVTMPGETLASRVAASQLTCLGCPELIAPSRQEYEEVAVKLGTDMEYLKKIRSRVWKQRICSPLFNTKQYTIELERLYLQMWEHHAAGGKPDHLVKVHSLETSEST, encoded by the exons ATGGCGAGCTCGGTGGGGAACGTGGCTGATAGCACAG AACCAACCAAACGTATTCTTTCCTTCCAAGGGTTGGCCGAACTGGCGCATCGGGAATATCAGTCAGGAGACTTTGAGGCGGCCGAGCGTCACTGTATGCAGCTCTGGAGGCAGGAACCAGATAACACTGGTGTCCTGCTCCTTCTGTCTTCTATTCACTTCCAGTGTCGCAGGCTTGACAG GTCGGCCCATTTCAGCACTTTGGCCATCAAGCAGAATCCAATGCTGGCTGAGGCCTACTCCAACCTGGGCAATGTCTACAAGGAACGAGGTCAACTCCAGGAGGCGATCGAGCACTATCGTCACGCACTGCATCTCAAACCGGACTTCATCGATGGGTACATAAATCTGGCAGCTGCGCTGGTGGCGGCCGGGGACATGGAGGGAGCGGTGCAAGCATATGTATCTGCTCTTCAATATAATCCG GATCTGTATTGTGTACGGAGTGACTTGGGTAACCTCCTAAAAGCGCTTGGGCGCCTTGAAGAAGCAAAG GCTTGTTACCTGAAAGCAATTGAGACTCAACCGAACTTCGCCGTGGCTTGGAGTAACCTGGGCTGTGTGTTCAACGCTCAGGGAGAGATCTGGCTGGCCATACATCATTTTGAAAAG GCAGTGACCCTGGATCCAAACTTTCTGGATGCTTACATTAACTTGGGTAATGTTTTGAAAGAGGCTCGAATCTTTGACAG AGCTGTTGCCGGCTATCTCCGTGCGCTCAGTCTGAGCCCTAACCATGCTGTTGTGCATGGGAACTTGGCCTGCGTGTACTATGAGCAGGGTTTGATTGATTTGGCCATCGACACCTACCGTCGTGCCATTGAGCTGCAGCCGCACTTTCCTGATGCTTACTGCAATCTCGCCAATGCCCTGAAGGAGAAGGGCAAT GTTTCTGAAGCTGAAGAATGCTACAACACAGCTCTGCGTCTGTGTCCAACCCACGCCGATTCACTTAACAATCTGGCCAACATCAAGCGTGAGCAGGGCAACATTGAGGAGGCTGTGCAGCTTTACAGGAAAGCTCTGGAG GTGTTCCCAGAATTCGCTGCTGCCCATTCGAACCTTGCCAGTGTACTGCAACAGCAGGGGAAACTCCAGGAAGCTCTCATGCATTATAAGGAGGCCATCAG AATTAGCCCCACATTTGCCGATGCATATTCCAATATGGGCAACACTCTTAAAGAGATGCAGGATGTTCAAGGCGCCCTGCAGTGTTACACCCGTGCCATTCAGATCAATCCTGCATTTGCAGATGCTCACAGTAACTTGGCTTCCATTCACAAG GATTCTGGAAACATACCAGAAGCGATTGCATCTTACCGCACCGCCTTGAAGCTCAAACCTGACTTCCCCGATGCTTACTGTAACCTGGCTCACTGTCTACAG ATTGTGTGTGACTGGACTGACTATGACGAGCGTATGAAGAAGCTTGTGACCATTGTGGCCGATCAGCTGGAGAAGAACCGCCTGCCGTCTGTGCACCCGCATCACAGCATGCTGTACCCCCTCTCTCACGGTTTCCGCAAGGCGATTGCAGAGAGACACGGCAACCTCTGTCTGGATAAG ATCAATGCTCTACATAAACCTCCCTATGAGTATCCTAAAGACCTGAAGGCCAGCGCGGGTCGTATCCGGGTGGGCTACGTTAGTTCAGATTTTGGAAACCATCCCACTTCACACCTGATGCAGTCCATCCCTGGCATGCACAACTCTGAGAAGTTCGAG GTCTTCTGTTACGCTCTCAGCCCTGATGACAGCACGAACTTCAGAGTCAAAGTTATGGCGGAGACTCATCACTTCATTGACCTCTCACAG ATTCCCTGTAATGGAAAAGCAGCTGACAGGATACACCAAGATGGAGTCCACATTCTGGTCAACATGAATGGTTATACTAAGGGAGCACGCAATGAACTGTTTGCACTGCGCCCAGCACCAATACAG GCTATGTGGCTCGGCTACCCTGGGACCAGCGGAGCTCCGTTTATGGACTACATCATCAGCGATAAGGAGACGTCTCCTATTGAGGTCGCTGAGCAGTACTCTGAGAAACTGGCCTACATGCCTAACACTTTCTTCATTGGAGATCACGCTAACATGTTCCCTCATCTCAAG AAAAAGGCAGTTATTGACTTCAAGTCAAATGGACACATTTTTGACAATCGTATTGTGCTGAATGGCATTGATCTGAAAGCCTTCCTGGAAAGTCTGCCAGATGTCAAAGTTGTGAAG ATGGAGTGTGACGGCCAGGAGGTGCCTGATAGTAATGGTGCCCTCTCCATGCCTGTCATCCCTATGAACACAGCTGCTGAGGCCATCATTAACATGATCAACCAAGGCCAGATCCAAGTGACCATCAATGGGTTTACTGTCAGCAATGGCCTAGCCACAACTCAG ATTAACAACAAGGCAGCAACCGGAGAGGAGGTTCCCAGAACAATCGTGGTGACTACCCGCTCACAGTACGGCCTTCCTGAAGATTCCATTGTCTATTGCAACTTTAACCAGCTCTATAAGATTGACCCTCCCACACTGCAGATGTGGGCCAAT ATCCTGAAGCGTGTGCCCAACAGTGTGCTGTGGCTCCTGCGTTTCCCAGCGGTTGGTGAGCCCAACATCCAGCAGTACGCTCAGAATCTTGGTCTGCCTGCCTCTCGTATCATCTTCTCTCCTGTGGCACCCAAAGAGGAGCATGTGAGGCGTGGACAGTTAGCAGATGTGTGTCTGGACACCCCACTCTGTAACGGACACACAACAGGCATGGATGTGCTGTGGGCCGGTACCCCAATGGTCACCATGCCAG GAGAGACACTGGCGTCTCGTGTAGCGGCCTCTCAGCTGACCTGTCTTGGCTGCCCTGAACTCATCGCTCCGAGTCGTCAGGAGTATGAAGAGGTTGCTGTCAAGCTCGGCACAGATATGGAATA CCTGAAGAAAATCCGCTCTCGTGTGTGGAAGCAACGGATCTGCAGTCCACTCTTCAACACCAAACAGTACACCATTGAACTGGAGAGGCTGTACCTGCAGATGTGGGAGCACCATGCAGCCGGAGGCAAACCTGACCATCTAGTCAAAGTGCATTCTCTGGAGACCAGTGAGAGCACCTAA
- the LOC135749352 gene encoding UDP-N-acetylglucosamine--peptide N-acetylglucosaminyltransferase 110 kDa subunit isoform X1 encodes MASSVGNVADSTEPTKRILSFQGLAELAHREYQSGDFEAAERHCMQLWRQEPDNTGVLLLLSSIHFQCRRLDRSAHFSTLAIKQNPMLAEAYSNLGNVYKERGQLQEAIEHYRHALHLKPDFIDGYINLAAALVAAGDMEGAVQAYVSALQYNPDLYCVRSDLGNLLKALGRLEEAKACYLKAIETQPNFAVAWSNLGCVFNAQGEIWLAIHHFEKAVTLDPNFLDAYINLGNVLKEARIFDRAVAGYLRALSLSPNHAVVHGNLACVYYEQGLIDLAIDTYRRAIELQPHFPDAYCNLANALKEKGNVRTSFPQKGEFQICVLRQVSEAEECYNTALRLCPTHADSLNNLANIKREQGNIEEAVQLYRKALEVFPEFAAAHSNLASVLQQQGKLQEALMHYKEAIRISPTFADAYSNMGNTLKEMQDVQGALQCYTRAIQINPAFADAHSNLASIHKDSGNIPEAIASYRTALKLKPDFPDAYCNLAHCLQIVCDWTDYDERMKKLVTIVADQLEKNRLPSVHPHHSMLYPLSHGFRKAIAERHGNLCLDKINALHKPPYEYPKDLKASAGRIRVGYVSSDFGNHPTSHLMQSIPGMHNSEKFEVFCYALSPDDSTNFRVKVMAETHHFIDLSQIPCNGKAADRIHQDGVHILVNMNGYTKGARNELFALRPAPIQAMWLGYPGTSGAPFMDYIISDKETSPIEVAEQYSEKLAYMPNTFFIGDHANMFPHLKKKAVIDFKSNGHIFDNRIVLNGIDLKAFLESLPDVKVVKMECDGQEVPDSNGALSMPVIPMNTAAEAIINMINQGQIQVTINGFTVSNGLATTQIFTAEEVVVSGTVALQINNKAATGEEVPRTIVVTTRSQYGLPEDSIVYCNFNQLYKIDPPTLQMWANILKRVPNSVLWLLRFPAVGEPNIQQYAQNLGLPASRIIFSPVAPKEEHVRRGQLADVCLDTPLCNGHTTGMDVLWAGTPMVTMPGETLASRVAASQLTCLGCPELIAPSRQEYEEVAVKLGTDMEYLKKIRSRVWKQRICSPLFNTKQYTIELERLYLQMWEHHAAGGKPDHLVKVHSLETSEST; translated from the exons ATGGCGAGCTCGGTGGGGAACGTGGCTGATAGCACAG AACCAACCAAACGTATTCTTTCCTTCCAAGGGTTGGCCGAACTGGCGCATCGGGAATATCAGTCAGGAGACTTTGAGGCGGCCGAGCGTCACTGTATGCAGCTCTGGAGGCAGGAACCAGATAACACTGGTGTCCTGCTCCTTCTGTCTTCTATTCACTTCCAGTGTCGCAGGCTTGACAG GTCGGCCCATTTCAGCACTTTGGCCATCAAGCAGAATCCAATGCTGGCTGAGGCCTACTCCAACCTGGGCAATGTCTACAAGGAACGAGGTCAACTCCAGGAGGCGATCGAGCACTATCGTCACGCACTGCATCTCAAACCGGACTTCATCGATGGGTACATAAATCTGGCAGCTGCGCTGGTGGCGGCCGGGGACATGGAGGGAGCGGTGCAAGCATATGTATCTGCTCTTCAATATAATCCG GATCTGTATTGTGTACGGAGTGACTTGGGTAACCTCCTAAAAGCGCTTGGGCGCCTTGAAGAAGCAAAG GCTTGTTACCTGAAAGCAATTGAGACTCAACCGAACTTCGCCGTGGCTTGGAGTAACCTGGGCTGTGTGTTCAACGCTCAGGGAGAGATCTGGCTGGCCATACATCATTTTGAAAAG GCAGTGACCCTGGATCCAAACTTTCTGGATGCTTACATTAACTTGGGTAATGTTTTGAAAGAGGCTCGAATCTTTGACAG AGCTGTTGCCGGCTATCTCCGTGCGCTCAGTCTGAGCCCTAACCATGCTGTTGTGCATGGGAACTTGGCCTGCGTGTACTATGAGCAGGGTTTGATTGATTTGGCCATCGACACCTACCGTCGTGCCATTGAGCTGCAGCCGCACTTTCCTGATGCTTACTGCAATCTCGCCAATGCCCTGAAGGAGAAGGGCAATGTAAGAACCTCT TTTCCTCAGAAGGGTGAGTTTCAGATTTGTGTCTTACGTCAGGTTTCTGAAGCTGAAGAATGCTACAACACAGCTCTGCGTCTGTGTCCAACCCACGCCGATTCACTTAACAATCTGGCCAACATCAAGCGTGAGCAGGGCAACATTGAGGAGGCTGTGCAGCTTTACAGGAAAGCTCTGGAG GTGTTCCCAGAATTCGCTGCTGCCCATTCGAACCTTGCCAGTGTACTGCAACAGCAGGGGAAACTCCAGGAAGCTCTCATGCATTATAAGGAGGCCATCAG AATTAGCCCCACATTTGCCGATGCATATTCCAATATGGGCAACACTCTTAAAGAGATGCAGGATGTTCAAGGCGCCCTGCAGTGTTACACCCGTGCCATTCAGATCAATCCTGCATTTGCAGATGCTCACAGTAACTTGGCTTCCATTCACAAG GATTCTGGAAACATACCAGAAGCGATTGCATCTTACCGCACCGCCTTGAAGCTCAAACCTGACTTCCCCGATGCTTACTGTAACCTGGCTCACTGTCTACAG ATTGTGTGTGACTGGACTGACTATGACGAGCGTATGAAGAAGCTTGTGACCATTGTGGCCGATCAGCTGGAGAAGAACCGCCTGCCGTCTGTGCACCCGCATCACAGCATGCTGTACCCCCTCTCTCACGGTTTCCGCAAGGCGATTGCAGAGAGACACGGCAACCTCTGTCTGGATAAG ATCAATGCTCTACATAAACCTCCCTATGAGTATCCTAAAGACCTGAAGGCCAGCGCGGGTCGTATCCGGGTGGGCTACGTTAGTTCAGATTTTGGAAACCATCCCACTTCACACCTGATGCAGTCCATCCCTGGCATGCACAACTCTGAGAAGTTCGAG GTCTTCTGTTACGCTCTCAGCCCTGATGACAGCACGAACTTCAGAGTCAAAGTTATGGCGGAGACTCATCACTTCATTGACCTCTCACAG ATTCCCTGTAATGGAAAAGCAGCTGACAGGATACACCAAGATGGAGTCCACATTCTGGTCAACATGAATGGTTATACTAAGGGAGCACGCAATGAACTGTTTGCACTGCGCCCAGCACCAATACAG GCTATGTGGCTCGGCTACCCTGGGACCAGCGGAGCTCCGTTTATGGACTACATCATCAGCGATAAGGAGACGTCTCCTATTGAGGTCGCTGAGCAGTACTCTGAGAAACTGGCCTACATGCCTAACACTTTCTTCATTGGAGATCACGCTAACATGTTCCCTCATCTCAAG AAAAAGGCAGTTATTGACTTCAAGTCAAATGGACACATTTTTGACAATCGTATTGTGCTGAATGGCATTGATCTGAAAGCCTTCCTGGAAAGTCTGCCAGATGTCAAAGTTGTGAAG ATGGAGTGTGACGGCCAGGAGGTGCCTGATAGTAATGGTGCCCTCTCCATGCCTGTCATCCCTATGAACACAGCTGCTGAGGCCATCATTAACATGATCAACCAAGGCCAGATCCAAGTGACCATCAATGGGTTTACTGTCAGCAATGGCCTAGCCACAACTCAG ataTTTACAGCGGAGGAGGTTGTAGTATCTGGGACTGTAGCATTGCAG ATTAACAACAAGGCAGCAACCGGAGAGGAGGTTCCCAGAACAATCGTGGTGACTACCCGCTCACAGTACGGCCTTCCTGAAGATTCCATTGTCTATTGCAACTTTAACCAGCTCTATAAGATTGACCCTCCCACACTGCAGATGTGGGCCAAT ATCCTGAAGCGTGTGCCCAACAGTGTGCTGTGGCTCCTGCGTTTCCCAGCGGTTGGTGAGCCCAACATCCAGCAGTACGCTCAGAATCTTGGTCTGCCTGCCTCTCGTATCATCTTCTCTCCTGTGGCACCCAAAGAGGAGCATGTGAGGCGTGGACAGTTAGCAGATGTGTGTCTGGACACCCCACTCTGTAACGGACACACAACAGGCATGGATGTGCTGTGGGCCGGTACCCCAATGGTCACCATGCCAG GAGAGACACTGGCGTCTCGTGTAGCGGCCTCTCAGCTGACCTGTCTTGGCTGCCCTGAACTCATCGCTCCGAGTCGTCAGGAGTATGAAGAGGTTGCTGTCAAGCTCGGCACAGATATGGAATA CCTGAAGAAAATCCGCTCTCGTGTGTGGAAGCAACGGATCTGCAGTCCACTCTTCAACACCAAACAGTACACCATTGAACTGGAGAGGCTGTACCTGCAGATGTGGGAGCACCATGCAGCCGGAGGCAAACCTGACCATCTAGTCAAAGTGCATTCTCTGGAGACCAGTGAGAGCACCTAA